One genomic window of Hydrogenispora ethanolica includes the following:
- the cas2 gene encoding CRISPR-associated endonuclease Cas2 produces the protein MMVLVTYDVNTEKEAGKKRLRKVAKLCKDYGQRVQNSVFECLVDPVQFAKLRKRLEEIIDAENDSLRYYFLGDNWKSRVEHVGAKGTYDPEGVLMV, from the coding sequence ATGATGGTTTTAGTAACCTATGATGTGAATACGGAGAAGGAAGCGGGTAAGAAACGCTTGCGCAAAGTAGCCAAATTATGTAAAGATTACGGACAAAGGGTGCAAAACTCCGTTTTCGAATGTCTGGTGGACCCGGTTCAATTCGCCAAACTTCGCAAAAGACTGGAAGAGATCATCGATGCTGAAAATGATAGCTTGCGGTATTATTTTTTGGGAGACAATTGGAAATCACGAGTCGAACATGTAGGAGCCAAAGGAACCTACGATCCCGAAGGCGTATTAATGGTGTAG
- the cas1c gene encoding type I-C CRISPR-associated endonuclease Cas1c has product MRKLLNVLYVTSPEAYLGKEGETVLILLNDEVKLRIPIHNLEGIVCFGYTGASPALMHLCAERGVALSFLAESGKFLARVSGRVNGNVLLRRRQYRQADSPEEALQLAKGFILGKIFNCRCVLQRFLRDHEQRGDPPMVQEGVKALTIQLQKTANSRHLDMLRGVEGEGARVYYGVFDHLILEVKDIFTFTGRSRRPPLDAVNALLSFLYTLLAHDCTAALETVGLDPQVGFLHRERPGRPSLALDLMEELRPYLVDRFVVSLINTRQIGATGFVTKESGGVLMTDEVRKNVITAWQKRKQEEVMHPFLGEKIPVGLIPYAQALLLARHLRGDLEAYPPFLMK; this is encoded by the coding sequence TTGCGAAAACTGCTGAATGTGTTGTATGTTACATCCCCCGAAGCCTACCTCGGCAAGGAAGGCGAAACGGTTTTGATTTTGCTGAATGACGAGGTTAAGCTCAGGATCCCCATTCACAACCTGGAAGGGATCGTCTGTTTCGGGTATACGGGCGCCAGCCCGGCCTTGATGCATCTCTGCGCCGAACGGGGCGTGGCCCTGTCGTTTCTCGCGGAGAGCGGCAAGTTTTTGGCACGGGTCAGCGGGCGGGTGAATGGCAACGTCTTGTTGCGGCGCAGACAGTACCGTCAGGCCGATAGTCCGGAGGAAGCTTTGCAACTGGCCAAAGGGTTTATTTTGGGAAAGATCTTCAACTGCCGCTGCGTTTTGCAGCGGTTCCTGCGTGATCACGAGCAACGGGGCGATCCGCCGATGGTGCAGGAAGGGGTTAAAGCCTTAACCATTCAGCTGCAAAAGACGGCCAATAGTCGCCACTTGGATATGCTACGTGGCGTGGAGGGCGAAGGCGCGCGGGTCTACTATGGGGTATTTGATCACTTAATATTGGAAGTTAAAGACATTTTTACTTTTACCGGCCGCAGCCGGCGACCGCCGCTCGATGCGGTCAATGCCCTGTTATCTTTCTTATATACTTTGCTGGCCCATGATTGCACGGCGGCATTGGAAACCGTCGGACTCGATCCGCAGGTAGGGTTCTTGCATCGCGAGCGCCCTGGCCGGCCCAGCCTCGCCTTGGATCTGATGGAAGAGTTGCGGCCCTATTTGGTGGATCGCTTCGTAGTATCGCTCATCAACACCCGGCAGATCGGCGCTACCGGGTTTGTGACCAAGGAATCCGGCGGAGTGCTGATGACCGATGAGGTCCGCAAAAATGTAATTACCGCCTGGCAAAAGCGAAAACAGGAAGAGGTCATGCATCCTTTTTTGGGAGAAAAAATCCCCGTGGGCCTCATCCCGTATGCTCAAGCCTTGCTGCTGGCCCGCCATTTACGGGGCGACCTGGAAGCGTATCCGCCATTTCTAATGAAATAG
- the cas4 gene encoding CRISPR-associated protein Cas4: MSISYPDSDLLMLSGIQHFAFCRRQWALIHIEQQWQENVLTFSGREMHERADDPFFTEARGAVLVTRSLPLVSRTLGLYGVADVVEFHRDETGIVLKDRPGRWRSYPVEYKYGQPKIDDRDIVQLCAQGICLAEMFGTPVATGDLFYGRTRRRQPVEFDDSLRNRVRELTAGMHELFEKGVTPSAEYSAACKSCSLVEICLPKTGSRRSVRRYLDEALR; the protein is encoded by the coding sequence ATGAGCATATCTTACCCCGACTCCGATCTCCTCATGCTCTCCGGCATCCAGCACTTCGCCTTCTGCCGCCGGCAGTGGGCCTTGATCCACATTGAGCAGCAGTGGCAGGAGAATGTGTTGACCTTCAGCGGCCGGGAGATGCATGAACGGGCGGACGACCCCTTTTTCACCGAAGCGCGGGGAGCGGTGCTGGTCACCCGTTCCCTGCCGTTGGTCTCCCGGACTTTAGGTCTGTATGGCGTAGCGGATGTGGTGGAGTTTCACCGCGATGAAACCGGAATTGTCCTAAAAGATCGCCCGGGCCGCTGGCGGTCGTATCCGGTGGAGTATAAGTACGGCCAGCCTAAAATCGACGACCGCGATATCGTCCAGCTCTGCGCGCAAGGGATTTGCCTGGCGGAGATGTTTGGAACGCCGGTTGCAACGGGCGATCTGTTTTACGGCCGGACGCGCCGCCGCCAACCGGTGGAGTTCGACGATTCCCTGAGAAATCGAGTACGGGAATTGACAGCCGGGATGCATGAGCTGTTCGAAAAAGGCGTTACTCCGTCTGCCGAATACAGCGCGGCCTGCAAAAGCTGTTCTTTGGTCGAGATCTGCCTGCCCAAGACCGGCTCCCGGCGTTCGGTCCGGCGTTATCTGGACGAGGCATTACGTTGA
- the cas7c gene encoding type I-C CRISPR-associated protein Cas7/Csd2, protein MSLTKKIDFAVVFTVKKANPNGDPLNGNRPRIDYEGLGEVSDVCLKRKLRNRLQDMGEDIFVQSDANRKEGDTFRSLKDRFDANKEIQTIVVNAAEEKKKTKKKPSISDQVAKIACKTWYDVRAFGQVFAFDNGEDSDSVSIGVRGPVSIQSAVSIAPVDIYSQQITKGVNLETDEKDPDKKGRDTMGMKHRVEYGVYVTYGSINCQLAEKTGFSDEDADKLLAALRTLFVNDESSARPSGSMKVESVIWWKHNCKNGQYASADVHDSIEIQVDEDSKKPVVVIKTLLDGLKPGIYIGENK, encoded by the coding sequence ATGAGCTTAACAAAGAAAATTGATTTTGCAGTCGTTTTTACCGTAAAAAAAGCCAATCCGAACGGTGACCCGCTCAATGGCAATCGCCCGCGCATCGATTATGAGGGATTGGGAGAAGTATCAGACGTCTGCCTGAAACGTAAATTGCGCAATCGCCTGCAGGACATGGGCGAGGATATTTTTGTCCAGTCGGACGCCAATCGTAAAGAGGGAGATACCTTTAGGAGTCTCAAAGATCGCTTTGATGCAAATAAGGAAATTCAAACAATAGTTGTGAATGCAGCCGAAGAAAAGAAAAAAACAAAGAAAAAACCAAGCATTTCTGATCAGGTAGCTAAAATAGCATGTAAGACTTGGTATGATGTTCGTGCATTTGGACAAGTATTTGCATTTGATAATGGAGAAGACAGCGATTCCGTTTCCATTGGCGTACGTGGTCCTGTATCAATCCAGAGTGCTGTTAGCATAGCTCCGGTTGATATCTATTCGCAGCAAATTACAAAGGGCGTCAATCTGGAAACTGATGAAAAAGACCCGGATAAAAAAGGCCGCGATACTATGGGGATGAAGCACCGCGTGGAATATGGCGTCTATGTCACATATGGAAGCATTAACTGCCAGCTTGCCGAAAAAACCGGTTTCAGCGACGAAGATGCGGATAAGTTGCTTGCCGCATTGAGAACGTTGTTTGTAAACGACGAGTCGTCTGCGCGTCCATCCGGCAGTATGAAAGTGGAAAGTGTAATTTGGTGGAAACACAATTGCAAAAATGGACAGTATGCATCAGCGGATGTCCATGATAGTATCGAAATTCAGGTGGATGAAGACAGCAAGAAGCCTGTCGTGGTAATCAAAACATTGTTGGATGGTTTGAAGCCCGGCATTTATATTGGAGAAAACAAATAA
- the cas8c gene encoding type I-C CRISPR-associated protein Cas8c/Csd1, which yields MSWMQNLCDTYDACADAVGICGENQTTMLLPLGHLLTELDVIVHLKKDGTFQRAENIKSSAKNKTLICVPCTDESEARSGTKAIDFPHPLFDQIKYLFTQKYVDNLEKWMVYLKNNSKYSYAYQAIAAVYHYVVKGTISDDLLSFQMTVKDDMFVGFCVNFDNSFEDRLWMMPELWKAWIDFYLSEDIAKRQSKDVCYITGDKSAFTEKHPKSINRSSGNAKLITGNDGTNFTFRGRFKQPSQAVTVSFEASQKAHQALRWLISKPSCYRCDSQAIVAWAIDSIPDVPGFYDDSYDVYNAVAQTDEERLTLAENAIYVDYANALKKALSGYSTSSKLKTHIRRISIMSTDAATTGRLSVTYYRELSENEYEERIENWHNTCKWYQPFGKDADGTYKTGYFIGAPAVDRIALAVLGKRRKQKDESYDKLVKNLREQLVHCIFDGERIPASMVNAALNRASNPLAFENTGAKSNSDRWRDWEYVLGAACALIKRYYYDYKKEEIAVELETERRDRDYLYGRLLAVADKIESSARYKQGKAKEDERATNAVRYMTVFSQHPFRTWNMLFTQQLNPYIQQLNGAGWYLNLIGDIKQLFEPGAFERDASLDGKYLLGFFAQRQELRKNQKNNNNNGGEDNELNKEN from the coding sequence ATGAGTTGGATGCAGAATCTCTGTGATACATACGATGCCTGCGCCGATGCTGTTGGAATATGTGGCGAAAATCAAACAACAATGTTGCTACCTCTCGGGCATTTGCTTACTGAACTCGATGTGATCGTGCATCTTAAAAAAGATGGAACATTCCAAAGAGCCGAAAATATAAAGTCCTCAGCAAAAAATAAAACTCTGATTTGCGTTCCCTGTACAGATGAGTCTGAAGCAAGATCCGGAACCAAAGCAATTGACTTCCCTCATCCGCTTTTTGACCAAATAAAATACTTGTTCACCCAAAAATACGTAGATAACCTGGAAAAATGGATGGTATATCTGAAAAATAATTCGAAATACTCGTATGCTTATCAAGCAATTGCCGCTGTGTATCACTACGTAGTGAAAGGTACGATATCAGACGATTTACTATCTTTTCAGATGACCGTCAAAGATGACATGTTCGTAGGTTTTTGCGTGAACTTTGATAATTCATTTGAAGACAGACTATGGATGATGCCGGAGTTATGGAAGGCGTGGATCGACTTCTATCTGAGCGAAGATATCGCAAAGAGACAATCGAAAGACGTCTGTTATATTACCGGTGATAAATCCGCCTTTACGGAAAAACATCCCAAAAGTATCAACCGTTCTTCGGGAAATGCAAAGTTGATTACAGGAAACGACGGCACCAATTTTACATTTCGAGGACGGTTCAAACAACCGTCACAAGCCGTTACCGTTAGTTTTGAGGCTTCACAAAAGGCACATCAAGCACTGCGGTGGCTGATATCAAAACCGAGCTGCTATCGATGCGATTCGCAAGCAATCGTTGCATGGGCAATTGATAGTATACCGGATGTGCCGGGCTTTTATGATGATAGCTATGATGTTTACAACGCGGTGGCACAGACCGACGAAGAAAGACTGACGCTTGCCGAAAATGCTATTTATGTCGATTATGCGAACGCATTGAAAAAAGCATTGTCCGGCTACAGTACATCCAGCAAGCTCAAAACACACATACGTCGCATTTCTATAATGTCTACTGACGCTGCCACAACAGGTAGGCTATCGGTAACTTACTATCGTGAGCTGTCTGAAAACGAATATGAAGAACGTATTGAAAATTGGCACAACACCTGCAAATGGTATCAGCCGTTCGGAAAAGATGCGGACGGAACATACAAGACAGGCTATTTCATTGGAGCGCCCGCAGTAGACCGTATCGCGTTGGCGGTTTTGGGCAAGCGCAGAAAGCAAAAAGACGAATCTTATGATAAGCTTGTCAAAAATCTTCGTGAACAACTGGTACACTGTATATTTGACGGGGAAAGAATACCCGCTTCAATGGTAAATGCCGCATTAAACCGGGCATCAAATCCTCTTGCGTTTGAGAACACGGGCGCGAAGAGCAATAGTGACCGCTGGCGGGATTGGGAATATGTACTTGGCGCGGCTTGCGCACTGATTAAGCGATATTATTACGATTATAAAAAGGAGGAAATTGCTGTGGAACTTGAAACAGAAAGGCGCGACCGGGATTATCTATACGGAAGATTGCTGGCGGTCGCGGATAAAATTGAATCTTCTGCGAGATATAAGCAAGGAAAAGCAAAGGAAGACGAACGCGCTACAAACGCAGTACGCTATATGACGGTATTTTCACAGCACCCGTTTCGTACATGGAATATGTTGTTTACGCAGCAGCTCAATCCATACATACAGCAGCTCAACGGAGCCGGTTGGTATTTGAACCTAATTGGGGACATTAAGCAATTGTTTGAACCAGGGGCATTTGAAAGAGACGCATCGCTTGACGGAAAATATTTGCTAGGCTTCTTTGCCCAAAGACAAGAGCTTCGTAAAAACCAAAAAAACAATAATAACAATGGAGGGGAAGACAATGAGCTTAACAAAGAAAATTGA
- the cas5c gene encoding type I-C CRISPR-associated protein Cas5c, protein MRYRNTVEFVVFGKYALFSDPITRVGGEKFSYQVPTYQALKGILESVYWKPTLIWYVDEIRVINKIQTQSKGIRPIKYSSEGNDLAYYTYLKDVCYQVRAHFDWNMNRPEFADDRNENKHHNIAKRMIERGGRRDIFLGTRECQGYVKPCVFGEGASFYDNYGEIDFGLMVHGFDYPDETGKDEMFVRLWRNAVMKDGRIVFPLPFEDSPEIVRRFIKPMKKKEFIIGENFLGLDEPGIDELLSREVRIHELDAESL, encoded by the coding sequence ATGCGATATCGCAACACAGTTGAATTTGTTGTCTTTGGAAAATATGCGCTGTTTTCCGACCCGATTACAAGAGTTGGCGGCGAGAAGTTTTCCTATCAGGTTCCGACCTATCAGGCATTGAAAGGAATTCTTGAGAGCGTTTACTGGAAGCCGACGTTGATTTGGTATGTTGATGAAATTCGTGTTATAAACAAAATTCAGACGCAGTCCAAAGGCATACGTCCAATCAAGTATTCATCAGAGGGAAACGATCTTGCGTATTATACATATTTAAAGGATGTTTGCTATCAAGTGCGCGCTCACTTCGATTGGAATATGAACAGACCTGAGTTTGCCGATGACCGCAATGAAAATAAGCACCATAATATAGCCAAGCGTATGATTGAGCGCGGTGGACGTAGAGACATTTTCCTGGGTACGAGAGAGTGTCAGGGATATGTTAAGCCATGCGTTTTTGGCGAAGGCGCCAGCTTTTACGATAATTACGGCGAGATCGACTTTGGGCTGATGGTGCATGGATTCGATTATCCTGATGAGACGGGAAAAGACGAAATGTTTGTGCGCTTGTGGAGAAATGCTGTGATGAAAGACGGCAGAATCGTTTTTCCGCTTCCCTTTGAAGACTCGCCGGAAATCGTGAGAAGATTCATTAAGCCCATGAAAAAGAAAGAGTTTATTATCGGAGAAAACTTTCTCGGACTTGACGAACCAGGAATTGATGAGCTTTTATCGAGGGAGGTGAGAATACATGAGTTGGATGCAGAATCTCTGTGA
- the cas3 gene encoding CRISPR-associated helicase Cas3' has translation MYISRIAEDGREQPTRQHLQECAEYACNIGKKFAASEICRTTALFHDMGKLSSEFVEYLKRSYMNEKLGNKPNGKGSIIHSTQGAKFLFESQSSDNDLIMALAREISAICIANHHGGLMDGISPCGNTPFRDRLVRENDGLHYAEVIKAAEEEHISISSVSDTLKQCGNELRKFIETCKANNLNVAFMLHLLTKSVFSCLVDSDRYNAYCFEINKVSEIKIQLPPWEEYAQRLEQKISTFSATSGINIIRREISEKCLCAANRPKGIYRLDVPTGGGKTLSSLRFALNHARIHEAEHVIYVIPYLSVLEQTAKDIKKALQFKPADSFILEHHSNLIISDDPEEAQAYRLLTDRWDSPIIITTMVQFLESIYSSKSSDLRKFHNMGNAVFIFDEVQSLPLKCTYLFNEAVNYLYYCAGCSILLCTATQPPLNETEKPILSKPSSLIADMSESFRKLKRTYIKDHTIPGGYSTDVLQQFVLDRFREEGNCLVILNTKKDAAIIYKSLESYAQTNPQEQIELIHLSTTMCPAHRLNIINKIKDKKQKNILCISTQLIEAGVDISFSCVIRAIAGMDSIAQAAGRCNRNGENPSGKNVYIINLSKEDLSMLPDIKCGADITYRILAENPSDLLSPAVIERYYKEYFEKQKSQMCYPVKELGNLYDLLSNNKKGIGAYQNRGGTNPPALWQAFQTAGEQFSVIDQRTTGVLVPYADGAKLAEKYKRADIKGKNALLRQIGRYSVSLYPYQIKRLDELGALTLIDDEILTLNSLYYSNKLGVIFDISAEILIVEEGS, from the coding sequence ATGTATATTTCCCGAATTGCAGAGGATGGAAGAGAACAGCCAACAAGGCAGCATTTACAAGAGTGTGCCGAGTACGCTTGTAATATCGGCAAGAAGTTTGCAGCATCAGAGATATGCCGAACGACTGCGTTGTTCCATGATATGGGGAAATTATCATCAGAATTTGTCGAGTATCTTAAGCGCAGCTACATGAATGAAAAGCTCGGTAATAAACCCAATGGAAAAGGTTCTATAATCCATTCAACCCAAGGTGCTAAGTTTTTATTTGAATCGCAATCAAGCGATAACGATTTGATTATGGCTCTGGCACGCGAAATCTCTGCTATCTGTATTGCAAATCATCATGGTGGTTTGATGGACGGCATATCTCCGTGTGGAAACACGCCATTCCGTGATAGACTCGTAAGAGAAAATGACGGTCTCCATTATGCTGAAGTAATTAAGGCAGCAGAAGAGGAACATATTTCTATAAGCAGCGTGTCAGATACTCTCAAGCAATGCGGGAATGAGCTGAGAAAATTTATCGAAACATGCAAGGCTAATAATCTTAATGTCGCATTTATGCTCCATCTTCTGACAAAGAGCGTTTTTTCGTGTTTGGTGGACTCTGACCGGTATAATGCCTATTGTTTCGAAATAAATAAAGTGTCGGAAATCAAGATACAGTTACCCCCGTGGGAAGAATATGCGCAACGGCTGGAGCAGAAAATATCAACTTTTTCGGCGACATCAGGCATTAACATAATCCGCCGTGAAATCTCCGAAAAGTGTCTTTGTGCAGCCAATCGACCCAAGGGCATTTATCGGTTGGATGTTCCAACCGGCGGTGGGAAGACTCTGTCAAGCCTTCGATTTGCGTTGAATCATGCAAGAATTCATGAAGCTGAACATGTAATCTATGTAATACCTTACCTTTCGGTTCTAGAGCAAACAGCAAAAGATATCAAAAAGGCATTGCAGTTCAAGCCTGCCGATAGTTTTATTTTGGAGCATCATTCAAACCTTATCATCAGTGACGATCCGGAGGAAGCGCAGGCATACCGCCTTCTAACTGATCGATGGGATAGCCCAATTATCATCACAACGATGGTACAGTTTTTGGAAAGTATCTATTCAAGCAAAAGCAGCGATTTGCGGAAATTTCACAATATGGGCAACGCTGTATTTATCTTTGATGAAGTCCAGTCGTTGCCGCTGAAGTGCACGTATCTTTTTAACGAAGCGGTCAATTATTTATATTACTGCGCAGGCTGTTCGATTTTGTTGTGTACGGCTACACAACCTCCGCTTAACGAGACCGAAAAACCTATTCTATCAAAGCCATCTTCTTTGATTGCGGATATGAGTGAGAGTTTTCGTAAACTAAAAAGGACATACATTAAAGATCACACGATTCCTGGAGGCTATTCGACGGACGTGCTTCAGCAGTTTGTACTGGATAGATTCAGAGAAGAGGGAAATTGTCTTGTCATCCTGAATACAAAGAAAGACGCTGCCATAATTTACAAATCGCTCGAAAGCTATGCACAAACAAATCCACAGGAACAGATTGAGTTGATTCACCTGAGTACTACAATGTGTCCGGCGCATCGTCTAAATATAATAAACAAAATAAAAGATAAAAAACAGAAAAATATCCTTTGTATCAGTACGCAATTGATCGAGGCGGGCGTCGATATTTCGTTCAGTTGCGTCATTCGCGCAATCGCCGGTATGGACAGCATAGCACAGGCTGCGGGACGTTGTAATCGTAACGGAGAAAATCCAAGCGGGAAAAACGTTTATATAATCAACCTTTCTAAAGAAGATTTATCTATGCTTCCGGATATAAAATGCGGAGCGGATATCACTTACCGAATACTTGCGGAAAACCCATCAGACCTGCTGTCGCCCGCTGTCATCGAACGTTATTATAAAGAATACTTTGAAAAGCAAAAATCTCAGATGTGTTATCCCGTAAAAGAACTGGGAAATCTATACGACTTGCTGTCGAACAATAAAAAGGGAATCGGTGCATATCAAAACAGAGGCGGAACCAATCCGCCGGCATTGTGGCAGGCTTTTCAAACAGCAGGAGAGCAGTTCTCTGTGATTGATCAGCGTACCACCGGCGTTCTTGTTCCATATGCAGATGGCGCTAAACTTGCCGAAAAGTATAAACGCGCAGATATAAAGGGGAAAAATGCTCTGCTTCGTCAAATTGGGCGATATTCTGTCTCTTTATACCCCTATCAAATAAAAAGGTTGGACGAATTGGGAGCCTTGACTTTGATAGACGATGAAATTTTGACACTGAATTCACTTTATTACAGTAATAAACTTGGTGTTATCTTTGATATAAGCGCTGAAATTTTGATTGTTGAGGAGGGATCGTAA
- a CDS encoding helix-turn-helix transcriptional regulator, whose product MPKGDRLPRLLKLIHTIQNHPGLSSEELARECGIGSRQIFRDLRVLDYAGVPLYNDNGYRLAENFLLQDISFSLDEALSLLYGLKLVERQKALFPVKRVKERIMALLPRGLRDEIENLDGRVDVVAGFSADYSMKGDLFRNLNLAMRESKRIELEYYCFSRDDSNVRTIDPYHLIFKDGFWYLVGLCHWRKEQRQFRVDRIRKLRVLPEKFVPPPEILAASPLGAAWGIELGEVFQFTIRFWGESARFVRETQFHPEQQLWEEAGGTLRFTAKGCNLAQVARWVLTFGGEAEVLKPQSLRQMVVRQLAAGLERYSREANGCSLTSVGQGGMVE is encoded by the coding sequence ATGCCCAAAGGTGATCGGCTACCCCGCCTATTGAAACTGATTCACACCATTCAAAACCATCCGGGACTGTCGTCCGAGGAGTTGGCCCGGGAATGCGGGATCGGCTCCCGGCAGATCTTCCGGGATTTGAGGGTGCTGGATTACGCGGGGGTGCCGCTGTATAACGATAACGGCTATCGTTTGGCCGAAAATTTTTTATTGCAGGATATTTCTTTTTCCTTGGATGAAGCGCTTTCTTTGCTCTACGGTTTGAAACTGGTGGAGCGGCAGAAGGCGCTTTTTCCTGTAAAACGGGTTAAAGAAAGAATAATGGCCCTCTTGCCGAGAGGACTGCGAGATGAAATTGAAAATCTCGATGGCCGGGTGGATGTGGTCGCGGGTTTTTCCGCGGACTATTCGATGAAAGGGGATTTGTTTCGCAATCTCAATCTGGCGATGCGGGAATCGAAGCGAATCGAATTGGAATATTACTGTTTTTCAAGGGATGATAGTAATGTGCGGACGATCGATCCGTATCATTTAATTTTTAAAGACGGATTTTGGTATTTGGTCGGTTTATGTCACTGGCGCAAGGAACAACGGCAGTTCCGGGTGGATCGCATCCGGAAGCTGCGGGTGTTGCCGGAGAAATTTGTTCCGCCACCGGAAATATTGGCTGCTTCGCCTTTAGGAGCGGCTTGGGGTATTGAACTTGGTGAGGTTTTTCAATTTACGATCCGTTTTTGGGGCGAATCGGCCCGTTTTGTGAGGGAGACTCAATTTCATCCTGAGCAACAATTGTGGGAGGAAGCAGGTGGAACATTGCGGTTTACGGCGAAGGGATGTAACCTTGCCCAGGTGGCCCGGTGGGTTTTAACCTTTGGCGGTGAAGCGGAAGTCTTGAAACCGCAAAGCTTGCGCCAGATGGTGGTCAGACAGTTGGCTGCGGGGTTGGAACGATATTCGCGAGAAGCAAACGGTTGTTCACTGACCAGCGTTGGTCAGGGGGGGATGGTAGAATGA
- a CDS encoding helix-turn-helix domain-containing protein → MSTFGERLKLLRKNKDLTQKELADQLAVNRDALAKWETDRAFPDISILVEIAKFFNITADELLGRESDSFPVQIMTMLRQAEGMLSKEEKQFLMEMISHYIDTVRSKKKN, encoded by the coding sequence ATGAGCACATTCGGAGAACGCTTAAAGCTATTGCGAAAAAACAAAGATCTTACTCAAAAAGAATTAGCGGATCAGCTCGCCGTCAACCGTGACGCTTTGGCGAAGTGGGAAACGGATCGTGCTTTTCCGGATATCAGCATTCTCGTGGAAATAGCGAAGTTTTTTAATATTACCGCAGATGAATTGTTAGGAAGAGAGTCGGATAGTTTCCCGGTACAAATTATGACAATGCTTAGACAAGCTGAAGGCATGTTAAGCAAGGAAGAAAAACAATTCTTGATGGAAATGATCAGCCATTATATCGATACCGTTCGCAGCAAGAAGAAAAATTAA
- a CDS encoding phenylpyruvate tautomerase MIF-related protein has protein sequence MPFIHAKTNQNIAPETEQKLKKELGRAIECLKGKSETWLMLCFEPNQKMWFQGTDAPAAMVQVDIFGKASDQEYNALTKEICRLFNSELQIPQNRIYVKYSENTHWGWNGGNF, from the coding sequence ATGCCGTTCATCCATGCCAAAACCAATCAAAACATCGCGCCGGAAACGGAGCAAAAGCTCAAAAAGGAATTGGGGCGGGCCATCGAATGCTTGAAGGGCAAAAGCGAGACCTGGCTGATGCTGTGCTTTGAGCCCAATCAAAAAATGTGGTTTCAAGGCACGGACGCTCCCGCCGCCATGGTGCAGGTGGATATCTTCGGCAAGGCGTCCGATCAGGAGTACAATGCGTTAACCAAGGAAATTTGCAGGCTTTTCAATTCGGAACTGCAGATTCCGCAAAACCGGATCTATGTGAAATATTCGGAAAATACCCATTGGGGATGGAACGGCGGCAATTTCTAG
- a CDS encoding GNAT family N-acetyltransferase, with product MQFQVREKTDADGEWLLLCLKENWGSEKIVTRGRVHQALELPGFIAEQNGKPAGVALYHIGDKACELVLLQSLIERIGIGSALLDAIKRLAADRGCRRVWLITTNDNLAAIRFYQLRNFSLVAIYRQAIEDSRKLKPEIPLRGSDGIPIQDENELELIL from the coding sequence TTGCAATTTCAAGTGCGGGAAAAAACCGATGCGGACGGGGAATGGCTTTTATTGTGTCTGAAAGAAAACTGGGGTTCTGAGAAAATCGTAACCAGGGGCCGGGTTCATCAGGCCCTTGAACTTCCGGGCTTTATTGCGGAACAGAACGGCAAACCCGCGGGTGTCGCCTTATATCATATTGGAGATAAAGCGTGTGAATTGGTTCTTTTACAAAGCTTGATCGAGCGGATCGGGATTGGCTCGGCTTTACTCGATGCTATCAAACGGCTCGCCGCCGACCGGGGCTGTCGCCGGGTGTGGTTGATAACGACCAATGATAATTTAGCGGCGATCCGCTTTTATCAATTGCGAAACTTTTCGTTGGTTGCGATCTATCGCCAGGCCATCGAAGATTCGCGGAAATTGAAACCGGAAATCCCGCTTCGGGGGAGCGACGGGATCCCGATACAAGATGAAAATGAACTGGAATTGATATTGTAA